The segment TTGTTCAGCCTTATGCTCAAAGGTGCATTTCAGTTTTGCCTAGGTTCAGACCACTTTCAGCCGGTGATGGTCCTCTCTTTAGAACATGCGCCACTTACTTCTCCTTCTCAACGCTTTTTCAATGTAAATACATTTTACAACGAACGAATAAATTGTCAATAAATTTCCCTTTATTGTGCAAATTTTTCAACGCGGTCAATTGTTTTCTCTTTACCAATTAAGCAAATTGCATTTGGTAGTTCTGGCCCATGCGTTTCTCCTGTTGTTACAACACGGATTGGCATAAATAAGTTTTTACCTTTATGACCCGTTGCTTTTTGAACAGCTTTAATAGCAGCTTTTACTGTATCTGGTGTAAATTCTTCTAATGCTTCAAGCTGTGTCTTAAAGGCTGTCATAACCTCAGGTACTTGTTCACCTGCTAAAACAGCTTTTGCTTCTTCATCATATTCAATCTGTTCTTTGAAGAATAGGCTAGATAATTCAATAATTTCAGCACCAAAGCTCATTTGATCGTGATAAAGAGCAATTAAATCTGTTGCCCATGCACGTTGCTCTGCAGTAAGCTCTTCAGGCAATAAACCTGCTTTTTGCAAATGTGGTAATGATAGTGCTACTACTTCTTCTAAAGGTAATTTTTTAATATATTGATTATTCATCCATGTCAGCTTTTGCTTATCGAACATAGATGGTGATTTTGATAAACGTTTTTCATCAAAGATTTTAATTAATTCCTCTCTTGAGAAAATTTCCTCTTCGCCTTCTGGTGACCAGCCAAGCAGTGCAAAGAAGTTAAACATTGCCTCAGGAAGATAACCTAAATCTTTATATTGTGTAACAAATTGAATAATCGATTCATCACGTTTTGATAGCTTTTTACGGTTTTCATTAACTATTAGTGTCATATGCCCGAAAGTTGGATATTCCCAACCAAATGCATCAAAAATCATCATTTGCTTTGGTGTATTCGATAAATGCTCCTCACCACGGAAAACATGGGAAATTTCCATAAAGTGATCATCCAATACAACAGCAAAGTTATAAGTTGGAATACCATTTGCTTTTACAAGTACCCAATCACCAACATCCTTCGATTCAAATACTACTTGTCCACGCACTAAATCTTCAAATTCATATGTTACGTTTTCTGGTACACGCATACGAATTGTATATGGCTCACCTGCTGCCTCTTTCGCTGCAACTTCCTCCGCTGATAAATGACGACATGTACCATCATAAGTAGGTGCTGCTACACCTCTAGCCTTTTGCTCTTCACGAGATGCCTCAAGCTTTTCTGAAGAACAGAAACATTTATAAGCTAAGCCTTGCTCCAATAATTTTTCAGCATGCTCTCTATAAATATCAAGACGTTCCATTTGACGGTAAGGTGCATAAGGTCCACCAATATCAATCGACTCATCATATTCAATACCTAGCCACTTTAGGTTTTCTAGCTGAGATGCTTCTCCACCCTCTACATTACGTTCAATATCTGTATCCTCAATACGTACAATAAATTTACCGTTATGATGTTTTGCATATAAATAATTGAATAATGCTGTACGCGCCCCACCAATATGTAAATAACCAGTTGGAGATGGTGCGTAACGAACACGAACTTCTTTCGTCATAATTAAAAGCCTCCTAAATTTTCGATCAACAAATTGACTTTGTTTATTTTACCATTCTGTTATAGGAAATAAAAGCAAGGTTCGTGCACATTTATTTCTTAATCAAAAGGATTGTTGCCATTGCTGCTATACCTTCCTCACGTCCAGTAAAGCCTAATTTTTCCGTTGTTGTCGCCTTGACATTTACTTGTGAGGGCTCTGCATGTAATAATTCCGCAATACGATTTTGCATTTGCCCGATATATGGAGCCATTTTAGGACGCTGCGCCATAATTGTACAATCTACATTACCTAGAACATAGCCTTTATCCTCAACAATTTGCCAAATATGTTCTAATAGTTTGGCTGAATCTGCATCCTTAAATGCAGGGTCTGTATCTGGAAAATGACGTCCAATATCTCCTTCTCCAATTGCTCCTAGCGCTGCATCCGTAACAGTATGTAATAAAACATCTGCATCAGAGTGCCCTACAAGCCCTTTTTCATGAGGAATTGTAATACCTCCAATAATTAACGGACGCCCCTCCTCAAATGCATGTACATCAAAACCTTGTCCAATTCGAAACATATGCTAGAGAAACTACTTTAGCAAAACAAATGGCGTAAATAAGCTACTCGTTTGCTTCAATCGTAGTTTCATTCACCTTCTTTCACTTTTATATTTATTCACTATTATACCCTCATATTTTAACATATTCCCTAGGAAATTGAGCTGATAGCAAATAGCCAACGTTTTTATATGCTGATAGACAAAATCTCATTAGCCAATGTTGCTAATGAGATTTTCTTCACCTATTATTTGTTTACTTCCAAAGCACGCTTACGCAAAATAGCCTCTCCAAAAAGTAAATCCTCTTGCGTTGTCATTTTGACATTTTCATAGCTACTTTCCACAATATGCACTGCATATCCTAGTCGTTCAACAAGCATTGCTTCGTCTGTACCAAGGAAGCCAACCTTTTCAGCAACATCCTCTGCCTCAACAATTAAATCGTATTGGAAAGCTTGTGGTGTTTGAATCATCCATAAACTATCACGATCCACAGTTTCCTCAATCACACCATCTCGAACCTTTTTCATTGTATCCTTTGCTCGCACACCTGCGATAGCTGCACCATATATGTGTGCGCTTTGAACAAGATTGGCAATAATATTATGTGTAATAAAAGGGCGTGCTGCATCATGGACAAGCACAATATCAACCTGCTCCATCTCCTTCATACAGGAATGCACGGAATGCTGTCGCTCCGCACCTCCATCAGGTAAGCCTTTAACCTTTGTAATACTATATTGCTGTAGCATTGCTTGAATATATGCACGCTCCTCTGGTTTCACAGCTAACCAAATACCTGTGCAACAAGGGTCCTGCTGAAACACCTCTAGCGTGTGTATAAGAATTGGCTTCTCTAAAAGCTTTAAAAATAATTTATTTTGTCCTGCTCCCATACGCTTGCCGCTGCCAGCTGCAGGTAAGACTACTTCATATTGCATACCTTCACATCCTAATCGTCCTTTGGCTTCGCAAATATCATTCGACCTGCTGATGTTTGCAGCACACTTGTTACTGTTACTGTAATTGCCTGTCCAATATAGCTACGTCCACCCTCCACAACAATCATCGTTCCATCATCTAAATAAGCAACGCCTTGATTGTGCTCTTTTCCATCTTTAATAACGACAACCTGCATATCCTCACCAGGAATAACTACAGGCTTTACAGCATTTGCTAAATCATTAATATTTAATACCTTCACATGATGTAATTCGCACACTTTATTAAGGTTAAAATCATTTGTAACGATTTGTGTATCATTGCCCATTTTTTTCGCCAGTCGTACTAGCTTTAAATCTACCTCTTGTACATCCTCAAAATCTTCATCTGTAATTTCAACCTTTGTCTTACGTTCATCCTGTAATTTTTTTAAAATATCTAAGCCACGACGACCTCTTGTGCGCTTTAATGTATCAGACGAATCCGCAATATGCTGTAGCTCTGTTAATACAAACTGAGGCACAACTAAAATACCCTCAATAAAGCCTGTTTCCGAAATATCTGCAATGCGACCATCGATAATAACGCTTGTATCTAGCAGTTTATAGCTGCCTTTCACTTCTGGCACTTCAGCCTCTTCAATAGCCTTTTTCTTTGTATTAGCGCCACGTAATGTAAAAAGCTGTATCAATTCATCTCTTTTTCTAAAACCTATGCGGAAGCCTAAATACCCTAATACAAATGATAAAATAAGCGGTATTATTTCTGTAATAAAAGGAATTTGTATACTGTCTATAGCAAAGCCTAAAAAATAAGCTACAATTAATCCAATGATTAAACCTAGTGTCCCAAATAATAAATCTCCAATTGGCACTTTAAATAGTACCTCTTCCATCCAGCCAATGAGCTTCACGAAATAATCAGAAAAGGCAAATGATAATGTAAATAACAAAAGTGCCCCTAATGCTACTGATACATAAGGATTATCTAGCCAAGGATTAGATGATAAATGAAGCAATTCGTATAATGGCGGTAAGAAAACAAGGCCTAATGCTCCTCCAATCAGTAAAAAGGCAATTTGCACAAATTTTTTCATAAGCTGTCACCTCCTATTGTTATTTAAGATTATACATAGTTTGTTGTAGAAAATCCTTTATAAGCTAAGCAAATTATCATTATTTTTAAACAATTAAAATACCTTTATGCAATTTGCCAAGCCCTATTTCAGGTAGATTCACAATACTATTTTCTAGGACGCTTAGTTCTTTACTGGAGTTTCCGATTTTATGGTCAAAAATGAAAGAAAATACATGTTAGAATAATATCCAACATGCATAATTTCTTTATAGCTCCCTAAAGCACATATTTAAAGCATCCTTTATCGTTTCGACGCCTACAATTTCAATGCCCTGTGGAAAATCCCACCCACCGATATTAGATGCTGGAATAAAGGCTCGTTTAAAGCCAAGCTTCGCCGCTTCAATAACACGCTGTTCAATACGCGAAACACGGCGCACCTCCCCTGTCAAACCTACCTCACCAATAAAACAATCTGTTGCTCTTACTGCTTGATCCTTAAAGCTAGATACAATGCTTGTTAATACAGCTAAATCAATAGCAGGCTCATCTAATTTCACACCGCCAGCAACTTTAATATATGCATCTTGGGCTTGTAGCATGAGCCCCATACGCTTTTCAAGCACTGCCATCAATAGCTGCACTCGATTCTGGTCTACCCCTGTTGCCATACGCTTAGGATAGTTAAAGCTTGTAGGTGTTACTAGAGATTGAATTTCAACAAGGATTGGTCGCGTTCCTTCCATTGAGGCAACAATCGTAGAGCCCGCTGCGCCTTGTGAACGCTCCTGCAAAAATAGCTCAGAAGGGTTGAGCACTTCCTTTAAACCACCTTGCAGCATTTCAAATATAGCAATTTCATTGGTCGAGCCAAAGCGGTTTTTTTGACTTCGTAAAATACGATGATTATGATGCCTTTCCCCTTCAAAATACAGCACTGTATCCACCATATGCTCCAAGATTCGCGGCCCTGCAATTTGCCCCTCCTTTGTCACATGTCCCACTAAAAAGATAGCAATGCCCTTTGTTTTGGCTATGCGCATAAGCTCTGCTGTACATTCACGCACCTGCGACACACTCCCTGGTGCACTTGTCACCTCTGGATGAAAGACCGTCTGTATGGAATCGACAATAACAAATTTCGGCTGCACCTCATCAATCGTTTGATGTAAAAATTCAAGATTCGTTTCAGAATAGATATAAAGCTCTTGAGAAACTACTCCTAAACGTTCTGCTCGTAATTTTGTTTGACGAATCGATTCCTCTCCAGAAATATAAAGCACACGATGCTCCCTATTGGAGAGCAATGCAGAAACTTGCAGTAATAATGTAGACTTCCCAATCCCAGGGTCACCGCCAATTAATACTAGTGAGCCAGCTACAATTCCTCCACCTAAGACACGATTTAGTTCCCCCATCTCCGTTGCTACACGCGACTCTTCAGTAGCTTCAACCTGAATAATAGGCACTGCCTTTTGAGTAACTGTAGCGGAATGCTGAAATGCCCCACGTGGCCCTTTTGCAACAACCTCAACTTCTTCCACCATCTTATTCCATTCTCCACAGCCTGGACATCTGCCCATCCATTTAGCAGATTCATAGCCACAGCCTGAACAAACAAATTTTGTTTTTTTCTTTGCCAAGTTACGTTCACCTCGAATATTTGTTCTTATATAGTTATTGTACAGAAAAAAAGACAGCTTGGCACTTAAAGCCTCACTGTCTTAGAAAATTTATTTAGAAGTAGAAACCCCTTCTTTTTTCTTAACAATAAACTCGTTATTCACATAGTCAATAACAACATGATCTCCTTTTTCTACATTACCTTTCAGTAATTCTTCCGATAATCGGTCTTCTACTTGTTTTTGTAATGCACGACGTAGTGGACGAGCACCGTATTGAGGGTCATAGCCTTCCTCAGCAATTTTTTCAAGCGCTGCATCTGTTAGCTCTAACGAAATATCCTGCTCTTTCAAGCGTTTTGTTAATGCCTTGCCCATCATTGCAATAATTTCTTTTAAATGCTCTTTTTCTAATGAGTGGAAAACAATCATCTCATCGATACGGTTTAAGAATTCTGGACGGAATGCCTTTTT is part of the Lysinibacillus sp. FSL K6-0232 genome and harbors:
- the gltX gene encoding glutamate--tRNA ligase, producing MTKEVRVRYAPSPTGYLHIGGARTALFNYLYAKHHNGKFIVRIEDTDIERNVEGGEASQLENLKWLGIEYDESIDIGGPYAPYRQMERLDIYREHAEKLLEQGLAYKCFCSSEKLEASREEQKARGVAAPTYDGTCRHLSAEEVAAKEAAGEPYTIRMRVPENVTYEFEDLVRGQVVFESKDVGDWVLVKANGIPTYNFAVVLDDHFMEISHVFRGEEHLSNTPKQMMIFDAFGWEYPTFGHMTLIVNENRKKLSKRDESIIQFVTQYKDLGYLPEAMFNFFALLGWSPEGEEEIFSREELIKIFDEKRLSKSPSMFDKQKLTWMNNQYIKKLPLEEVVALSLPHLQKAGLLPEELTAEQRAWATDLIALYHDQMSFGAEIIELSSLFFKEQIEYDEEAKAVLAGEQVPEVMTAFKTQLEALEEFTPDTVKAAIKAVQKATGHKGKNLFMPIRVVTTGETHGPELPNAICLIGKEKTIDRVEKFAQ
- the ispF gene encoding 2-C-methyl-D-erythritol 2,4-cyclodiphosphate synthase; the encoded protein is MFRIGQGFDVHAFEEGRPLIIGGITIPHEKGLVGHSDADVLLHTVTDAALGAIGEGDIGRHFPDTDPAFKDADSAKLLEHIWQIVEDKGYVLGNVDCTIMAQRPKMAPYIGQMQNRIAELLHAEPSQVNVKATTTEKLGFTGREEGIAAMATILLIKK
- the ispD gene encoding 2-C-methyl-D-erythritol 4-phosphate cytidylyltransferase; the encoded protein is MQYEVVLPAAGSGKRMGAGQNKLFLKLLEKPILIHTLEVFQQDPCCTGIWLAVKPEERAYIQAMLQQYSITKVKGLPDGGAERQHSVHSCMKEMEQVDIVLVHDAARPFITHNIIANLVQSAHIYGAAIAGVRAKDTMKKVRDGVIEETVDRDSLWMIQTPQAFQYDLIVEAEDVAEKVGFLGTDEAMLVERLGYAVHIVESSYENVKMTTQEDLLFGEAILRKRALEVNK
- a CDS encoding PIN/TRAM domain-containing protein, with protein sequence MKKFVQIAFLLIGGALGLVFLPPLYELLHLSSNPWLDNPYVSVALGALLLFTLSFAFSDYFVKLIGWMEEVLFKVPIGDLLFGTLGLIIGLIVAYFLGFAIDSIQIPFITEIIPLILSFVLGYLGFRIGFRKRDELIQLFTLRGANTKKKAIEEAEVPEVKGSYKLLDTSVIIDGRIADISETGFIEGILVVPQFVLTELQHIADSSDTLKRTRGRRGLDILKKLQDERKTKVEITDEDFEDVQEVDLKLVRLAKKMGNDTQIVTNDFNLNKVCELHHVKVLNINDLANAVKPVVIPGEDMQVVVIKDGKEHNQGVAYLDDGTMIVVEGGRSYIGQAITVTVTSVLQTSAGRMIFAKPKDD
- the radA gene encoding DNA repair protein RadA — translated: MAKKKTKFVCSGCGYESAKWMGRCPGCGEWNKMVEEVEVVAKGPRGAFQHSATVTQKAVPIIQVEATEESRVATEMGELNRVLGGGIVAGSLVLIGGDPGIGKSTLLLQVSALLSNREHRVLYISGEESIRQTKLRAERLGVVSQELYIYSETNLEFLHQTIDEVQPKFVIVDSIQTVFHPEVTSAPGSVSQVRECTAELMRIAKTKGIAIFLVGHVTKEGQIAGPRILEHMVDTVLYFEGERHHNHRILRSQKNRFGSTNEIAIFEMLQGGLKEVLNPSELFLQERSQGAAGSTIVASMEGTRPILVEIQSLVTPTSFNYPKRMATGVDQNRVQLLMAVLEKRMGLMLQAQDAYIKVAGGVKLDEPAIDLAVLTSIVSSFKDQAVRATDCFIGEVGLTGEVRRVSRIEQRVIEAAKLGFKRAFIPASNIGGWDFPQGIEIVGVETIKDALNMCFREL